Proteins from a single region of Streptomyces spectabilis:
- a CDS encoding dynamin family protein has product MGASTDMYAQWAVGMLEALERAPAHDPDEDALASRRAEFRSGVAHLLGEARDPLSIGVVGEFSAGKSLLIEALLGMPGLLSVSHVPTTGNVTAIRIDQSSDGEPGPSLQERAVVYCTAPETAELMAHLHGRLKELAGLEGLGERELDELGAARPGPEGWQPLVDWCRRYGLSAQGSKMSAVAEETLLLHGAYEEGAPLLGRRYDLSDAQAKQAMSLPSVPRERDGGWDRRGTAAPGSRIPDDVLAACVPLIRKVELRVRVPRTVWDLGDVGALTLMDFPGLNSPKSGVRDRFLSRRELRDIHTVLVLMNAQRGPVASEQDFFDMLREPTADGRERRSDEELRESILVAGGRFDQLPVDDAAGLEAALLGAPERLTERRLLGQKDTGVLDDIVEASQSLLPAGQHKQLILVSPMVGLAALRASGVLGGEGADGTRARVREAGSDTGQPVLTGLWARVADRLEADAPGSGLIRALREYAHDGGLRLLRGELTAHAREHGGTLKSSAVRRRAGAVERARLALITAERSAHPETEYPPAYQEIQRTLHSTRQALAALREVLVLERATDGARGDDALRRHLVDEAAVAVAAWPQWKELFAAVDRERHLVVAPHATEGDADFAQHVQDELALLGLFTQEPAAAESDPAPGIPSGPEELLVAFRASHEALLALVHDRIRAAYEARLDDHADSLEDLRRDWIEITAEEQRRGKLPPPRRDRLGALIATTNPEWYRAELRQTVPPQPDPVDVDAGFPLRLDRCFPWHPDQPEDRDPLERHVAHVVRMRRELVAALVDLVHGHLAAHQAEFARQAGKALAQGERYVNATDTPELLLSGLRGDGAAQGGAPLDLAARLEAMPLPRPSARPGAARGGRTSTVKGPAQQPTALRKS; this is encoded by the coding sequence ATGGGCGCCAGTACGGACATGTACGCCCAGTGGGCGGTCGGCATGCTCGAAGCCCTGGAGCGCGCTCCGGCGCACGATCCGGACGAGGACGCGCTCGCGTCCCGGCGGGCGGAGTTCCGGTCGGGGGTCGCCCATCTCCTGGGGGAGGCGCGTGATCCGCTGTCGATCGGTGTGGTCGGCGAGTTCAGCGCGGGCAAGTCGCTGCTGATCGAGGCGCTGCTGGGGATGCCGGGTCTGCTGTCGGTGAGCCACGTGCCGACCACGGGGAACGTGACGGCCATCCGCATAGACCAGTCGAGCGACGGGGAGCCGGGGCCGTCGTTGCAGGAGCGCGCGGTCGTCTACTGCACGGCGCCCGAGACCGCCGAGCTGATGGCGCATCTGCACGGCAGGCTGAAGGAGTTGGCGGGCCTGGAGGGGCTTGGCGAGCGGGAGCTGGACGAGCTGGGTGCGGCGCGGCCGGGGCCCGAGGGGTGGCAGCCGCTGGTCGACTGGTGCCGCCGGTACGGCCTTTCCGCGCAGGGCTCCAAGATGAGTGCCGTCGCCGAGGAGACCCTGCTGCTGCACGGCGCGTACGAAGAGGGCGCGCCGCTGCTCGGGCGGCGCTACGACCTGTCCGACGCGCAGGCCAAGCAGGCCATGTCGCTGCCCAGCGTGCCGCGGGAACGGGACGGCGGCTGGGACCGGCGCGGCACGGCGGCGCCGGGCAGCCGGATCCCGGACGACGTGCTCGCCGCGTGCGTACCGCTGATCAGGAAGGTCGAGCTGCGGGTGCGGGTGCCGCGGACCGTGTGGGACCTGGGGGACGTGGGCGCGCTCACGCTGATGGACTTTCCCGGTCTGAACAGCCCCAAGTCGGGTGTGCGGGACCGGTTCCTGAGCCGGCGCGAGCTGCGTGACATCCACACCGTGCTGGTCCTGATGAACGCCCAGCGCGGACCCGTGGCCAGTGAGCAGGACTTCTTCGACATGCTGCGCGAACCCACGGCGGACGGGCGCGAGCGCAGGTCGGACGAGGAGCTGCGCGAGAGCATCCTGGTCGCGGGCGGCCGCTTCGACCAGCTGCCGGTCGACGACGCGGCCGGCCTCGAGGCCGCGCTCCTGGGCGCGCCCGAGCGCCTGACGGAGCGGCGGCTGCTCGGCCAGAAGGACACCGGGGTGCTCGACGACATCGTCGAGGCCTCGCAGTCACTGCTGCCCGCCGGGCAGCACAAGCAGCTCATCCTGGTTTCGCCCATGGTGGGTCTCGCCGCGCTGCGCGCCTCCGGCGTCCTCGGCGGCGAGGGGGCGGACGGGACGCGCGCCCGCGTGCGCGAGGCGGGCAGCGACACCGGCCAACCGGTGCTGACCGGCCTGTGGGCGCGCGTCGCCGACCGGCTCGAAGCGGACGCACCGGGCAGCGGGCTGATCCGGGCGCTGCGGGAGTACGCCCACGACGGCGGGCTGCGGCTGCTGCGCGGTGAACTCACCGCGCACGCCAGGGAGCACGGTGGCACCCTCAAGAGCAGCGCGGTGCGCCGTCGGGCCGGAGCGGTGGAACGGGCCCGGCTCGCGCTGATCACCGCGGAGCGCTCGGCGCACCCGGAGACGGAGTACCCGCCCGCGTACCAGGAGATCCAGCGGACCCTGCACTCCACACGGCAGGCGCTGGCCGCGCTGCGCGAGGTGCTCGTCCTGGAGCGGGCCACGGACGGGGCGCGCGGCGACGACGCGCTGCGCCGGCACTTGGTCGACGAGGCCGCCGTGGCGGTCGCCGCATGGCCGCAGTGGAAGGAGCTGTTCGCGGCGGTGGACCGGGAGCGGCACCTGGTCGTGGCGCCGCACGCCACCGAGGGCGACGCGGACTTCGCCCAGCACGTGCAGGACGAACTGGCGCTCCTCGGCCTCTTCACGCAGGAGCCCGCCGCCGCGGAGAGCGATCCGGCGCCGGGCATTCCGAGCGGCCCCGAGGAGCTCCTGGTGGCGTTCCGGGCGTCGCACGAGGCGCTGCTTGCCCTCGTTCACGACCGGATCCGGGCCGCGTACGAGGCGCGGCTCGACGACCACGCCGACTCCCTCGAGGACCTGCGCCGCGACTGGATCGAGATCACCGCGGAGGAGCAGCGGCGCGGCAAGCTGCCCCCGCCGCGCCGGGACCGGCTCGGCGCGCTGATCGCCACGACCAACCCGGAGTGGTACCGCGCGGAGCTGCGGCAGACGGTGCCCCCGCAGCCGGATCCGGTGGACGTGGACGCCGGCTTCCCGCTGCGGCTCGACCGCTGTTTCCCCTGGCATCCGGACCAGCCCGAGGACCGTGACCCGCTGGAGCGCCATGTCGCGCATGTGGTCCGGATGCGGCGCGAGCTGGTCGCCGCCCTCGTGGATCTGGTGCACGGGCATCTGGCTGCCCACCAGGCGGAGTTCGCGCGGCAGGCGGGCAAGGCCCTGGCACAGGGCGAGCGCTATGTGAACGCCACCGACACGCCCGAGCTGCTCCTGTCCGGCCTGCGCGGCGACGGCGCGGCCCAGGGCGGCGCCCCACTGGACCTGGCCGCGCGCCTGGAAGCGATGCCCCTGCCCCGGCCGTCCGCGCGCCCCGGCGCGGCCCGCGGCGGGCGGACGTCCACCGTCAAGGGCCCCGCCCAGCAGCCCACCGCCCTGCGCAAGTCCTGA
- a CDS encoding septum formation family protein, translating into MATPRQGHQGDPYARDPGEFQIPYSWVPEPDLPTGRHVDGPGPGRPTAPRRRRVRRGALVLVAVLALGTSAAAALSQETLPNDWLPAWGVGPFPDRSRTPHTSTDTHTTTAAAGGEDSPSATDTATTTATDAATATDTDPGTDTPSGTPVSWADLDVGDCVAAREARTTALRVDCDDAHHFELFATAPRYRATTYPGDAVAQAHARQQCAQRFTAFTDAYLGTDDLNWTAGTVGRSSWSVGRRPVFCYLMDRSKSALYGSALSDAPGFTASD; encoded by the coding sequence ATGGCCACGCCGCGCCAGGGACATCAGGGGGACCCCTACGCGCGGGACCCGGGGGAGTTCCAGATCCCGTACTCCTGGGTCCCCGAGCCCGACCTGCCCACCGGACGACACGTGGACGGGCCGGGCCCCGGCCGCCCCACCGCCCCGCGCCGCCGCCGGGTACGACGCGGCGCCCTCGTGCTCGTGGCCGTGCTCGCCCTGGGCACCTCGGCGGCGGCCGCCCTCAGCCAGGAGACCCTTCCGAACGACTGGCTGCCCGCCTGGGGCGTAGGCCCCTTCCCCGACCGCTCACGCACACCGCACACCTCCACGGACACGCACACGACCACGGCGGCGGCAGGAGGCGAGGACTCTCCTTCGGCCACGGACACAGCCACAACCACAGCCACGGACGCTGCCACGGCCACCGACACCGATCCGGGCACAGACACCCCCTCCGGTACGCCCGTCAGCTGGGCCGACCTCGACGTGGGTGACTGCGTGGCCGCACGCGAGGCCCGCACCACAGCGCTGCGCGTCGACTGCGACGACGCCCACCACTTCGAGCTCTTCGCCACCGCCCCGCGCTATCGAGCCACCACCTACCCCGGGGACGCCGTCGCCCAGGCGCACGCCCGACAACAGTGCGCACAGCGCTTCACCGCCTTCACCGACGCCTACCTCGGCACCGACGACCTGAACTGGACCGCGGGCACCGTCGGCCGCTCCTCCTGGAGCGTGGGCCGCCGCCCCGTCTTCTGCTACCTCATGGACCGCTCGAAGAGCGCGCTGTACGGCTCAGCCCTGTCGGACGCCCCCGGTTTCACCGCCTCCGACTGA
- a CDS encoding response regulator transcription factor, with the protein MRVVIAEDAAVLRELLAQMLVERGHEVCAAVGDADALRVAVAEHRPDVTVVDIRMPPSHTDEGLRAAIDIRRTHPGTGVLLFSQYVETKYATRLLAGGSAGVGYLLKDRVANIAEFADALERVAAGGTALDPEVVTQLAGASHRAAELAPLTEREREVLKLMAEGRSNAAIAQALVVSAGTVEKHVAAVFDKLGLPVSHDHNRRVLAVIRYLRA; encoded by the coding sequence ATGCGTGTCGTGATCGCCGAGGATGCCGCTGTACTGCGGGAATTGCTGGCCCAGATGCTTGTGGAGCGGGGGCATGAGGTGTGTGCAGCCGTCGGTGACGCGGACGCACTGCGCGTGGCGGTGGCCGAGCACCGACCCGACGTCACCGTCGTCGACATCCGGATGCCGCCGTCCCATACGGACGAGGGCCTACGGGCCGCCATCGACATCCGCCGTACGCACCCGGGCACGGGAGTGCTGCTGTTCTCGCAGTACGTGGAGACGAAGTACGCCACGCGGCTGCTCGCGGGCGGCTCGGCAGGGGTGGGCTATCTGCTGAAGGACCGGGTCGCCAACATCGCGGAGTTCGCGGACGCGCTGGAGCGGGTGGCGGCGGGCGGCACCGCGCTCGATCCCGAGGTCGTCACCCAGCTCGCGGGCGCGAGCCACCGCGCGGCGGAGCTGGCGCCGTTGACCGAGCGGGAGCGGGAGGTGCTGAAGCTGATGGCGGAGGGCCGTTCGAACGCGGCGATCGCACAGGCCCTCGTGGTGTCGGCGGGCACGGTGGAGAAGCATGTGGCGGCGGTCTTCGACAAACTGGGGCTGCCCGTGTCGCACGACCACAACCGACGGGTGCTCGCGGTGATCCGCTATCTGCGGGCCTGA